One genomic window of Haemorhous mexicanus isolate bHaeMex1 chromosome 17, bHaeMex1.pri, whole genome shotgun sequence includes the following:
- the PDILT gene encoding protein disulfide-isomerase-like protein of the testis: MKTHPFSLFLLLFLTGFLAADSISPNEAKLKKTKLPKIKRENHVLLLKKGNFDRALKETKFLLVKFYVTLSQSSQNLSEEFAEAARQLKKEAPRIQFGKIDVTHQHDLRKEFNIQAFPTVKFFVNGSREGPIDCKGVRKASAFITWVKRRTGPSTVLINSTDQAEAIIKAGDLAVIGFFRELHNGSVEVFCETARDVPEMPFGMTASEDVCANYGVQRNSLVVFKEGKPVHNEVLGDGRQSRLGLTRLIKTFTLDLVTEYNIETSVKIFDVPVENHILLFTPMNSETFSEIYGNYQSAAAEFRGKILFVLVDTSEARNGRIFEYFRIRDIDVPAVRILNLTSEARYKMPADEVTVENLKEFCQSYLNGKAKQHLPSEEIPQDWDKMPVKVLVGKNFNRIIFNKTMTVFVMFYAPWSHECRKLLPVWDKLGEQYESHKDIMIAKIDVTANDILAVGLERYPFFTLFPAGSHHQEVAYTGEYTLKAFSEFLEEQRKTKAEPGEKDRSGGIKEDFSQKKPVITEKEL; the protein is encoded by the exons ATGAAGACACatccattttccctttttctgttgttgtttctCACAGGCTTCCTGGCAGCAGACAGCATAAGCCCGAATGAAGCAAAGCTAAAGAAAACCAAGCTCCCCAAAATAAAGAGGGAGAACCACGTCCTGTTGCTGAAAAAGGGCAACTTTGACAGAGCATTGAAGGAAACCAAATTCCTCCTGGTGAAGTTCT ATGTTACTTTATCTCAGTCTTCTCAGAATTTATCTGAAGAATTTGCTGAGGCCGCACGACAGCTTAAAAAAGAAGCTCCAAGAATCCAGTTTGGCAAAATTGATGTGACACACCAACATGACTTGAGAAAAGAATTTAATATTCAAGCCTTTCCTACCGTGAAATTTTTTGTGAATGGCAGCAGGGAAGGTCCCATCGACTGCAAAG gAGTCAGAAAAGCCTCAGCCTTTATTACATGGGTAAAAAGAAGAACAGGACCTAGTACTGTTTTAATCAACTCTACTGATCAGGCTGAAGCCATCATAAAAGCTGGTGATTTAGCAGTGATTGGCTTCTTTAGG GAGCTTCACAATGGCAGTGTGGAGGTTTTCTGTGAGACAGCCAGAGATGTGCCAGAGATGCCTTTTGGGATGACAGCCAGTGAGGATGTCTGTGCTAACTACGGTGTCCAAAGGAACTCTCTCGTTGTGTTTAAGGAG GGAAAACCTGTGCATAATGAAGTGCTTGGAGATGGTCGACAGAGCAGACTGGGCCTGACGAGGCTAATCAAAACCTTTACCTTGGATTTGGTCACTGAATATAACATTGAG ACATCTGTGAAGATTTTTGATGTCCCTGTTGAAAATCACATCCTGCTGTTCACCCCAATGAACTCGGAGACATTCAGTGAGATTTACGGAAACTACcagtctgctgctgcagaattcAGAGGAAAG ATACTGTTTGTTTTGGTGGACACTAGTGAAGCAAGGAATGGACGGATTTTTGAGTATTTTCGCATCAGGGACATTGATGTTCCTGCTGTGAGAATCCTCAATCTCACCAGCGAGGCCAGGTACAAAATGCCTGCAGATGAGGTGACTGTGGAGAACCTGAAAGAATTCTGCCAGAGCTACCTAAATGGAAAAGCAAAG CAACATCTCCCTAGTGAAGAAATTCCACAAGACTGGGACAAGATGCCTGTCAAAGTGCTTGTTGGGAAGAATTTCAACAGGATCATCTTCAATAAGACCATGACTGTATTTGTTATGTTTT ATGCCCCTTGGTCCCATGAGTGCAGAAAACTCCTGCCAGTCTGGGATAAGCTGGGAGAGCAATATGAAAGCCACAAAGACATAATGATTGCAAAGATTGATGTCACAGCAAACGACATCCTGGCCGTGGGGCTGGAGCGCTATCCGTTCTTCACGCTCTTCCCTGCCGGCTCTCACCACCAG gaagTGGCCTATACTGGAGAATATACATTGAAGGCATTTTCTGAATTCTTAGAAGAacaaagaaagacaaaagcagaaCCAGGAGAGAAG gatCGTTCGGGAGGAATCAAAGAGGATTTCAGCCAAAAGAAACCTGTAATAACAGAGAAAGAACTTTAA